A single genomic interval of Parvularcula marina harbors:
- a CDS encoding TIGR04282 family arsenosugar biosynthesis glycosyltransferase produces MAKPPLMGRVKTRLSRDIGTVGAAQFYRHAVERLLRRLQVPREWNLRLAVNARPEDSYQCWPRDVIRMPQGGGSLGQRMGFVLDNLPPGPTVIIGTDSPQIEPEHIREAFHALGRDDAVFGPSDDGGYWLIGLARRRPAPRLFEDVAWSTDTALDDTIASLPESFRISEMSELIDVDNRDDLEDLNAGWGPMRYGPWRPLPEQSDGAS; encoded by the coding sequence ATGGCAAAGCCGCCCTTGATGGGGCGGGTGAAGACCCGCCTCAGCCGTGATATCGGCACGGTCGGTGCTGCGCAATTCTATCGCCATGCCGTTGAGCGCCTGCTCCGGCGGCTTCAGGTTCCGCGCGAATGGAATTTACGGCTGGCCGTCAATGCGCGGCCCGAGGACAGCTATCAGTGCTGGCCGCGCGATGTGATCCGTATGCCGCAAGGCGGCGGCTCTCTTGGACAAAGGATGGGCTTCGTTCTCGACAATCTGCCGCCGGGGCCGACGGTCATTATCGGCACGGACAGCCCGCAGATTGAGCCTGAACATATCCGCGAGGCGTTCCACGCGCTGGGGCGGGATGATGCGGTCTTCGGGCCGTCGGATGATGGCGGCTACTGGCTGATCGGGCTCGCCCGGCGGCGTCCGGCGCCAAGGCTTTTTGAAGATGTCGCCTGGTCGACCGACACGGCGCTCGACGACACGATAGCAAGCCTGCCTGAGAGTTTCCGGATCAGTGAGATGTCCGAGCTGATTGATGTCGATAATCGCGACGACCTTGAGGATCTCAATGCTGGCTGGGGGCCGATGCGCTACGGCCCATGGCGGCCTCTTCCCGAACAATCAGACGGCGCGTCATGA
- a CDS encoding A/G-specific adenine glycosylase — protein sequence MAKRGAARNEMFSSRLLDWYDAHARDLPWRVGPKARAAGAQPDPYRVWLSEVMLQQTTVATVTPRFEAFLTRWPDVAALAAAPLEDVLGEWAGLGYYARARNLHACAKVVADELGGVFPDTEEWLITLPGIGPYTAAAIAAIAFDRTAVVVDGNIDRVMVRIENIARPIREAKAEIRASAAERTPDQRAGDYAQGLMDLGAGVCRPRNPDCLLCPVAEFCEARAAGVQDELPVKPAKKARPVRHGVVYVGLREDGAVLTERRAAKGLFGGMAGLPGGAWAEGEAPKAAPPVKARWREAGTAEHTLTHFHLILTVMTAKIKEAPEGLFWTADLETLPTVFRKAVKIAA from the coding sequence GTGGCGAAGCGCGGCGCGGCCCGCAATGAGATGTTCTCCAGTCGCCTGCTCGACTGGTATGACGCCCATGCGCGCGATCTGCCCTGGCGGGTGGGGCCAAAAGCGAGGGCGGCGGGCGCGCAGCCCGATCCCTACCGCGTCTGGCTCTCCGAGGTGATGCTGCAGCAAACCACCGTGGCGACCGTCACGCCCCGGTTCGAAGCCTTCCTTACTCGCTGGCCGGATGTGGCAGCGCTGGCCGCCGCACCGCTTGAGGATGTGCTGGGGGAGTGGGCCGGGCTTGGCTATTACGCCCGGGCGCGGAACCTTCATGCCTGCGCGAAGGTCGTAGCCGATGAGCTGGGCGGGGTTTTTCCCGATACGGAAGAATGGTTGATCACCCTGCCGGGGATCGGTCCCTATACCGCCGCCGCGATTGCGGCGATCGCCTTCGACCGTACCGCCGTTGTGGTCGACGGGAATATCGATCGAGTGATGGTGCGCATCGAGAATATTGCCCGGCCCATCCGCGAGGCGAAAGCGGAGATCAGGGCGTCAGCCGCTGAGCGGACACCTGATCAGCGGGCGGGGGATTATGCCCAAGGGCTGATGGATCTGGGGGCGGGGGTCTGTCGGCCCCGGAACCCTGACTGTCTTCTTTGTCCGGTAGCGGAATTTTGCGAGGCGCGCGCCGCAGGCGTGCAGGATGAGCTGCCGGTGAAACCCGCAAAAAAGGCGCGGCCGGTCCGCCATGGCGTTGTTTATGTGGGCTTGCGTGAGGATGGGGCGGTGCTGACCGAACGGCGGGCCGCCAAGGGGTTGTTTGGCGGTATGGCGGGCCTGCCCGGCGGGGCGTGGGCAGAAGGAGAGGCCCCTAAAGCCGCGCCGCCCGTCAAAGCCCGCTGGCGGGAAGCAGGGACGGCGGAGCACACGCTGACCCATTTCCACCTGATACTGACGGTGATGACCGCCAAAATAAAAGAGGCCCCGGAGGGCCTCTTCTGGACGGCGGATCTTGAGACCCTGCCGACAGTGTTCAGAAAAGCGGTGAAGATCGCGGCTTAG
- a CDS encoding DUF1013 domain-containing protein: protein MSDRPLMPKATAVWLIDNTALSFDQIADFCGLHSLEVKGIADGDVAAGVRGIDPISQHQLTREEIEKGEKDEDYRMKLSKPKTIVAAPKKKAPRYTPLSRRQERPNAIAWIVRNHPEVPDSQIAKLLGTTKTTIQAIRDKSHWNSSNLEPQDPVALGLCSQFDLDMAVSKASEKRAAMEAAGKIDEGARLAPAAETEKADEDERSNAAPDIDKIFANFGGGGDSDND from the coding sequence ATGTCCGACCGTCCCCTGATGCCGAAAGCGACCGCTGTCTGGCTCATCGATAACACTGCTCTCAGCTTCGATCAGATCGCGGATTTCTGCGGTCTGCACTCGCTTGAGGTCAAAGGCATCGCGGATGGCGATGTTGCCGCCGGCGTGCGCGGGATCGATCCGATCAGCCAGCACCAGCTGACCCGCGAGGAAATCGAAAAGGGTGAGAAGGACGAAGACTATCGGATGAAGCTCTCGAAGCCGAAAACGATCGTCGCCGCGCCGAAGAAGAAAGCCCCGCGCTACACGCCGCTGTCGCGCCGTCAGGAGCGCCCGAACGCAATCGCCTGGATCGTCCGCAACCACCCCGAAGTGCCGGACAGCCAGATCGCCAAACTGCTGGGCACGACAAAGACCACGATTCAGGCCATCCGTGACAAGTCACACTGGAACTCTTCGAACCTCGAGCCGCAGGATCCGGTCGCGCTCGGCCTGTGTAGCCAGTTCGATCTCGACATGGCGGTCTCCAAGGCTTCTGAGAAACGCGCAGCCATGGAAGCGGCCGGCAAGATCGACGAAGGCGCCCGCCTCGCCCCTGCCGCCGAAACCGAAAAGGCCGACGAGGACGAGCGGAGCAATGCGGCCCCGGATATCGACAAGATCTTCGCAAACTTCGGTGGCGGCGGCGATTCAGACAACGACTGA
- a CDS encoding DUF547 domain-containing protein, which produces MPRYRTALLAALLIGASGPAFSAAAQTSDDMAMSMQDEENINAPYNEVLADYISQKDGINLFDYGAVTAADKKKLTDYIAALEGERPSQMTADEQIAFWANLYNAKTLDIILENYPVESIRDIKSGVFSSGPWKMKVLTVEGEELTLDNIEHDIVRAKFNEPRVHYAFNCASIGCPNLKTSAWEAETLDEDLDAGARAYIAHPRGIRIENGKIITSSIYKWFKKDFGKNDAEVLDHIRQYATGDKLNALEGKTKINGNDYDWSLNDAQ; this is translated from the coding sequence ATGCCCCGTTACCGCACCGCCCTGCTTGCTGCCCTTTTGATCGGCGCGAGCGGGCCTGCTTTCAGTGCCGCCGCCCAGACCTCTGATGATATGGCGATGTCCATGCAGGACGAAGAAAATATCAATGCGCCGTATAATGAGGTTCTTGCGGACTATATCTCGCAAAAAGACGGCATCAACCTCTTTGACTACGGTGCTGTCACCGCCGCGGACAAAAAGAAGCTGACGGATTATATCGCCGCGCTCGAAGGCGAACGCCCCAGCCAGATGACGGCGGACGAGCAGATTGCCTTCTGGGCCAATCTCTATAACGCCAAGACACTCGACATCATTCTCGAAAACTACCCCGTCGAGTCCATCCGCGACATCAAGAGTGGCGTATTCAGCTCAGGCCCATGGAAAATGAAGGTTCTGACCGTTGAAGGTGAGGAACTCACCCTCGACAATATCGAGCACGATATCGTCCGCGCCAAATTCAATGAGCCGCGCGTCCACTACGCCTTTAACTGCGCGTCGATTGGTTGTCCGAACCTCAAAACATCCGCATGGGAAGCAGAAACCCTCGATGAAGACCTCGATGCCGGAGCACGGGCCTATATCGCTCATCCGCGCGGCATCAGAATCGAGAATGGCAAGATCATCACCTCCTCGATCTATAAATGGTTCAAGAAAGACTTCGGCAAAAATGACGCGGAAGTCCTCGATCACATCCGTCAGTATGCGACAGGCGACAAGCTCAATGCCCTAGAAGGCAAGACGAAGATCAATGGGAATGATTATGACTGGTCGCTGAACGACGCCCAGTAA
- a CDS encoding PA0069 family radical SAM protein: protein MARAVSPPFQPNRPTAGRGRGARSNQTGRYEKEIREDFDDGWSDEPPEEHKTEIIFDRTRRIINYITSPYVPMDRSINPYRGCEHGCIYCFARPSHAYLGMSPGLDFETRILVKPEAAPLLRRELSSRHYNPHAIALGTNTDPYQPAERKLRIMRQILEVLAEFNHPVTILTKSDLITRDIDILAPMAEKGLARAMISVTTMDPKLARTMEPRVPRPDKRFAAMKALAEAGIPTGTMQGPMIPGLSDHELEGLMEHAAEQGASYAAYTLLRLPLEVAPLFKEWLETFCPDRAPRVLNLMKAINGGKLYDVNWSRGDGPRHEINQLLARRFQKACRKLGFTTPPPMRIDRFRVPVKPNAQGDLFGKG, encoded by the coding sequence ATGGCCCGCGCCGTGTCCCCTCCCTTCCAGCCCAACCGTCCAACCGCCGGGCGGGGACGCGGCGCGCGGTCAAACCAGACCGGCCGCTACGAAAAGGAAATCCGCGAGGACTTTGACGATGGCTGGTCGGATGAGCCGCCCGAGGAGCACAAGACCGAGATCATTTTTGATCGGACACGGAGGATCATCAACTATATCACGAGCCCCTATGTGCCCATGGACCGCTCAATCAACCCATACCGGGGCTGCGAGCATGGCTGCATCTATTGTTTTGCGCGGCCCTCTCACGCCTATCTGGGGATGTCGCCGGGGCTCGATTTCGAAACCAGGATTCTGGTGAAACCGGAAGCTGCCCCCCTTCTCCGGCGGGAGCTGTCGTCCCGGCACTATAACCCCCACGCCATTGCGCTGGGCACCAATACCGACCCCTATCAGCCAGCGGAGCGAAAGCTCCGTATCATGCGCCAGATCCTCGAAGTCCTGGCCGAGTTCAATCATCCGGTGACGATCCTCACCAAGTCGGATCTCATCACCCGCGACATCGATATCCTTGCGCCGATGGCGGAGAAAGGCCTTGCCCGCGCCATGATCTCGGTGACGACCATGGACCCCAAACTTGCCCGCACGATGGAGCCGCGCGTGCCGCGCCCGGACAAGCGCTTTGCGGCGATGAAGGCCCTTGCCGAGGCGGGCATCCCGACCGGCACCATGCAGGGGCCGATGATCCCCGGATTGTCCGACCACGAATTAGAAGGGCTGATGGAACATGCCGCCGAACAGGGCGCAAGCTATGCCGCCTATACGCTCCTTCGTCTGCCGCTGGAGGTCGCGCCTCTCTTCAAGGAATGGCTTGAGACCTTCTGCCCCGACCGCGCGCCGCGCGTCCTCAATCTCATGAAGGCGATCAATGGCGGCAAGCTCTATGACGTGAACTGGTCGCGCGGCGACGGCCCGCGCCATGAGATCAATCAGCTTCTCGCCCGCCGTTTCCAGAAGGCCTGCCGGAAGCTGGGCTTCACGACCCCGCCGCCCATGCGCATCGACCGCTTCCGCGTGCCGGTGAAACCGAATGCGCAAGGCGATCTTTTCGGCAAGGGCTGA
- a CDS encoding site-specific DNA-methyltransferase yields the protein MHSTDAGEGPMTELKKDVILKGDSIERLKKLPDACADLVFADPPYNLQLAGGLTRPNQTHVDGVTDDWDQFSSFAAYDEFCRAWLAECRRILKPDGALWVIGSYHNIFRLGTAIQDLGFWIQNDVVWVKTNPMPNFKGTRLTNAHETLIWAARDQKSRPTFNYHSLKAGNDDVQLRSDWTFPLCTGRERLKDDGKKLHPTQKPEALLHRIILGTTNPGDLIVDPFFGTGTTGAVAKRLGRHFIGIDQDAGYITAAKKRIKAVSPLREEDAVALPSPRKQPRIAFGQLIESGLLSPGTKLYCPKKRHVARIKADGSVAADTASGSIHKVGASVQNAPSCNGWTFWHYEAAGKLQPIDSLRSMIRQGMN from the coding sequence ATGCACTCAACAGATGCTGGTGAGGGCCCGATGACAGAGCTGAAGAAAGACGTGATCCTGAAAGGCGACTCCATCGAGCGCCTGAAAAAGCTGCCCGATGCCTGCGCCGATCTCGTCTTCGCGGACCCGCCCTATAATCTGCAACTCGCAGGCGGCCTTACCCGTCCGAACCAGACCCATGTCGATGGCGTCACCGATGACTGGGACCAGTTCTCGTCGTTTGCAGCCTATGATGAGTTCTGCCGCGCCTGGCTCGCCGAATGCCGCCGCATCCTCAAACCCGATGGCGCGCTCTGGGTGATCGGTTCCTATCACAACATTTTCCGCCTCGGCACGGCGATTCAGGATCTCGGCTTCTGGATCCAGAATGATGTCGTCTGGGTGAAGACGAACCCGATGCCGAATTTCAAGGGCACGCGTCTGACCAATGCGCATGAGACCCTGATCTGGGCGGCGCGCGACCAGAAATCCCGCCCCACCTTCAACTATCATTCCCTCAAAGCCGGTAATGACGACGTCCAGCTCCGTAGCGACTGGACCTTCCCGCTCTGCACGGGCCGTGAGCGGCTGAAGGATGACGGCAAAAAGCTCCACCCGACGCAGAAGCCCGAAGCTCTCCTTCACCGGATCATTCTGGGCACGACCAATCCAGGCGATCTGATCGTCGATCCGTTCTTTGGGACCGGCACGACAGGCGCCGTCGCCAAACGTCTGGGCCGTCACTTTATCGGCATCGATCAGGATGCGGGCTATATCACTGCCGCCAAAAAGCGCATCAAAGCGGTTTCTCCGCTCCGCGAGGAAGACGCCGTCGCGCTTCCCAGCCCGCGCAAGCAGCCACGTATTGCCTTCGGCCAGCTGATCGAATCCGGCCTCCTCTCTCCCGGCACCAAGCTTTACTGCCCCAAGAAACGCCATGTCGCGCGGATCAAGGCGGATGGCTCTGTTGCCGCCGACACCGCCTCAGGCTCGATCCACAAAGTTGGCGCCAGCGTCCAGAATGCGCCCTCCTGCAATGGATGGACCTTCTGGCACTATGAAGCCGCCGGAAAGCTCCAGCCGATCGACTCGCTTCGGTCAATGATCCGTCAGGGAATGAACTAA
- a CDS encoding DsbA family protein → MTRFLALLSLSTLALAACGGGNDETAEPDASANAVFDSETTVDTDAMAEAAEEKDAPKSVPAPEGSKAGDAMILGAEDAPLTIVEYASSTCPACAAFHSQVFPKIKEEYIDTGKVRFEYREFPTNPQNLAYAGFYLARCAATDRGAPAYFAMLDTLYERQREWAYGPNPGPVLESIASQAGIDREGLQSCLYREDVKAAVKANVMRGLEDDNVRQTPTFMIDGKEVDWGRSEEGMMAMIDSELAKRAQ, encoded by the coding sequence ATGACCCGATTTCTTGCTCTTCTGAGCCTTTCCACCCTAGCGCTTGCGGCCTGTGGCGGCGGAAATGACGAAACCGCGGAACCTGATGCATCCGCAAATGCCGTTTTTGACTCCGAGACGACTGTCGATACCGACGCGATGGCAGAGGCTGCAGAAGAAAAAGATGCACCCAAATCCGTGCCGGCGCCTGAAGGTAGCAAGGCTGGTGATGCAATGATCCTTGGCGCGGAGGACGCGCCCCTGACGATCGTTGAATATGCCTCTTCGACCTGCCCAGCCTGTGCGGCGTTCCACTCTCAGGTCTTCCCGAAGATCAAGGAAGAGTACATCGACACCGGCAAAGTCCGCTTTGAATATCGCGAATTCCCGACCAACCCGCAGAACCTGGCTTATGCAGGCTTCTATCTCGCCCGCTGTGCAGCGACCGATCGCGGCGCGCCCGCTTATTTTGCCATGCTCGACACGCTTTATGAGCGTCAGCGCGAATGGGCCTATGGCCCCAATCCGGGTCCAGTCCTTGAAAGCATTGCCTCTCAGGCCGGTATCGACCGCGAGGGCCTTCAATCCTGTCTTTATCGCGAAGATGTGAAAGCGGCGGTTAAAGCCAACGTTATGCGCGGGCTGGAAGACGACAATGTTCGCCAGACGCCCACCTTCATGATTGACGGCAAGGAAGTCGATTGGGGCCGCTCTGAAGAGGGCATGATGGCCATGATCGACAGTGAGCTGGCAAAACGCGCCCAGTAA
- a CDS encoding TIGR04283 family arsenosugar biosynthesis glycosyltransferase, whose protein sequence is MISVIIPTLNAAPGLGATLESLLEANRLGMIAEVIVSDGGSCDETAQIAEASGAKVLIGSKGRGAQLIRGAEAARGDWLLFLHADTELSPGWEEEAGRHMAGAFDRKAAVFRLGFAASGFKPRLVAFGANLRSRLFRLPYGDQGLLISRRHYERLGGFADFPLFEDLDFVRRILREGGRSAVSLLPAVAMTSAERYEREGYLMRVLRNARLVLAYHAGVSPEELAERYNGRLRKKSRAHGKAALDGAGEDPPQP, encoded by the coding sequence ATGATTTCTGTCATCATTCCCACGCTCAATGCGGCCCCCGGCCTTGGCGCCACGCTCGAAAGCCTGCTCGAGGCGAACCGGCTCGGCATGATTGCCGAAGTGATTGTCAGCGATGGCGGCTCCTGTGATGAAACCGCACAGATCGCCGAAGCGTCCGGCGCAAAAGTGCTGATCGGCTCGAAAGGGCGGGGTGCGCAATTGATCCGCGGCGCGGAAGCTGCGCGCGGGGACTGGCTCCTTTTTCTTCATGCCGACACAGAGCTCAGCCCCGGCTGGGAGGAGGAGGCGGGCCGCCACATGGCGGGCGCTTTTGACCGCAAGGCGGCCGTCTTCCGGCTGGGTTTTGCGGCCTCAGGCTTCAAGCCACGGCTTGTTGCCTTTGGCGCCAATCTGCGCTCGCGGCTCTTCCGGTTGCCCTATGGCGATCAGGGCCTGTTGATCAGCAGGCGTCATTATGAGCGGCTCGGCGGGTTTGCAGACTTCCCGCTATTCGAGGATCTCGATTTCGTCCGCCGCATCCTGCGTGAGGGTGGGCGGTCTGCCGTCTCACTCCTGCCTGCGGTGGCCATGACCTCCGCAGAGCGCTATGAGCGCGAGGGATATCTGATGCGCGTCTTGCGCAATGCACGGCTCGTCCTCGCCTATCATGCCGGGGTGAGCCCCGAAGAACTGGCGGAGCGATATAATGGGCGCCTACGGAAAAAATCTCGTGCTCATGGCAAAGCCGCCCTTGATGGGGCGGGTGAAGACCCGCCTCAGCCGTGA
- a CDS encoding NAD(P)H-quinone oxidoreductase: MRAVHIEKPGGPEVLKLIDRPVPEPGPGEVLLKVAAAGVNRPDVLQRKGVYPPPPGASDLPGLEVAGVIEKLGPGAVGQVGAHAMALIAGGGYAEYAVVHHRHLLTLPEEMPFERAAALPETLYTVWTNVFEDGRLKEGETLFVHGATSGIGTMALSMAKAFGATVYGTAGSDEKCRAAERLGFVKCFNYRNEDWAKLMTAEGGADVVLDMVGGDYVAKDMTLLKPQGRHVSIAFQAGMEAKIPIPILMQKRLTLTGSTLRARHIEEKARLTDQIRQHVMPKIVSGEIAAVFDRAFPLEEAVEAHRRMEAGEHIGKIVLLT, encoded by the coding sequence ATGCGTGCAGTACATATTGAAAAACCTGGCGGACCTGAGGTTCTCAAACTCATCGACAGACCCGTCCCCGAACCCGGTCCTGGTGAGGTTTTGCTGAAAGTTGCGGCGGCAGGGGTAAATCGTCCCGATGTTCTTCAGCGGAAAGGTGTTTATCCCCCTCCTCCCGGCGCCAGCGACCTGCCCGGCCTTGAAGTGGCAGGGGTCATCGAGAAGCTCGGCCCCGGGGCTGTCGGTCAGGTTGGCGCGCATGCGATGGCGCTGATCGCCGGGGGCGGATATGCCGAATATGCGGTCGTTCACCACCGGCATCTGTTAACCCTGCCCGAAGAAATGCCCTTTGAACGGGCCGCAGCGCTGCCCGAGACGCTCTATACTGTCTGGACGAACGTCTTTGAGGATGGCCGCCTGAAGGAAGGCGAGACATTATTCGTGCACGGCGCAACATCCGGCATCGGCACCATGGCGCTCTCCATGGCCAAGGCCTTTGGCGCCACGGTCTACGGCACGGCGGGGTCGGATGAGAAATGCCGCGCCGCGGAGAGGCTCGGTTTCGTCAAATGCTTCAATTACCGCAACGAGGATTGGGCCAAGCTGATGACCGCCGAAGGCGGCGCAGATGTCGTTCTTGATATGGTCGGCGGGGACTATGTCGCCAAAGACATGACGCTGCTGAAGCCGCAAGGACGGCACGTCTCGATTGCGTTTCAGGCGGGCATGGAAGCAAAAATTCCGATCCCGATCCTGATGCAGAAACGCCTGACCCTCACCGGCTCCACATTGCGGGCACGGCATATTGAGGAGAAGGCGCGCCTTACCGACCAGATCCGCCAGCATGTGATGCCCAAGATCGTCAGCGGCGAGATCGCGGCCGTCTTTGACCGCGCCTTCCCCCTCGAAGAAGCCGTAGAGGCCCATCGACGGATGGAAGCGGGCGAGCACATCGGCAAGATCGTCCTTCTGACCTGA
- a CDS encoding ribonuclease HII, with product MRKAIFSARAEAKTESVYGPAMAVPIPTYDIEDQMSAGLSGPVAGVDEAGRGAWAGPVLAAAVILNPDCIPTGLRDSKTLSEPRREELARAIWTCARVGVGVGSVEEIDRIGVGKANYLAMQRAVAALPIRPKGALIDGLYAPILPDCETVTVVKGDAKSLSIAAASIIAKVTRDRIMHGLDHDFPDYGWAKNKGYGGAAMHRDALDKCGVTPHHRRSFAPIAKLCAENGEPAFA from the coding sequence ATGCGCAAGGCGATCTTTTCGGCAAGGGCTGAGGCAAAAACGGAATCGGTCTATGGTCCCGCCATGGCCGTGCCCATTCCGACATATGATATCGAAGACCAGATGAGCGCGGGGCTTTCGGGGCCCGTCGCCGGTGTCGATGAAGCGGGCCGCGGTGCCTGGGCCGGGCCGGTGCTGGCCGCCGCCGTCATCCTCAATCCCGACTGCATCCCTACGGGCCTGAGGGATTCAAAAACCCTCTCAGAGCCCCGCCGCGAGGAGCTTGCCCGCGCGATCTGGACCTGCGCCCGTGTCGGTGTCGGGGTCGGCAGCGTTGAAGAAATCGACCGCATCGGGGTCGGCAAGGCGAACTACCTCGCCATGCAGCGGGCCGTTGCCGCCCTGCCCATCCGCCCCAAAGGCGCTCTTATCGATGGGCTTTACGCGCCGATCCTCCCCGATTGCGAGACCGTGACCGTGGTCAAGGGCGATGCCAAATCGCTCTCCATCGCCGCCGCCTCGATCATCGCGAAGGTGACCCGCGACCGCATCATGCATGGGCTCGATCATGACTTTCCCGACTATGGCTGGGCAAAGAACAAAGGCTATGGCGGTGCGGCCATGCATCGCGATGCGCTCGATAAATGCGGTGTCACCCCGCATCACCGCCGCTCCTTTGCGCCGATTGCAAAGCTCTGCGCGGAGAATGGCGAGCCCGCCTTCGCCTGA
- a CDS encoding DUF721 domain-containing protein, with product MLPPRSELPVKTRAPRRAAPVIAKPVMTTLAALARKTGALDPAVIEHWGEIVGPEFEKLCRPVRIRRQKNAETLVIAVSSGAAAMRVQYAEAEILAGAKLHLGRQGIRKIAIEQTGMKSKGPRWKTRHFGEPAQTTVQAPGVPRGQAPAKAERPAETLDEALDRLRLSVNRRQR from the coding sequence GTGCTCCCACCTCGGTCCGAGCTTCCCGTCAAGACAAGAGCCCCGCGCCGGGCCGCGCCCGTCATCGCCAAGCCGGTCATGACGACGCTCGCCGCACTCGCCCGCAAGACCGGCGCCCTCGACCCCGCTGTCATCGAGCATTGGGGCGAGATTGTCGGCCCGGAATTCGAAAAACTCTGCCGCCCGGTGCGCATCCGTCGCCAGAAAAATGCAGAAACACTTGTGATTGCCGTCTCGAGCGGCGCAGCGGCGATGCGGGTCCAATATGCCGAGGCCGAGATCCTCGCCGGCGCCAAACTGCATCTGGGGCGTCAGGGCATCCGGAAAATCGCCATCGAGCAGACCGGCATGAAATCAAAGGGCCCTCGCTGGAAAACCCGTCATTTCGGGGAGCCCGCACAGACAACAGTCCAGGCGCCCGGCGTCCCCAGAGGCCAAGCGCCAGCCAAAGCAGAGCGCCCTGCAGAGACCCTTGATGAGGCGCTCGACCGGCTCCGGCTGAGCGTCAATCGGCGGCAGCGATAG
- a CDS encoding MATE family efflux transporter, whose product MNSARAAARTRLRRQRLLAGPVGRVLFALSWPVSLGLFSVIAFNIVDTLYIGRLGPDQLAAIGYCFPVIFSMSAVSIGMANGATSVVSRSLGRGDADRARIRTTDTIIFTGILSLLMTGGMFLIDETVFGWLGTPQRLMPFVHQYMNVWFLGLPFLMMPIVLNGLIRATGDAIFPSSLMIMAAAINAVISPFLVFGIWGAPDLGMAGAAWATIMARAVVFICSFVYLQRQKLVEFTGHDFGIFRSSVAEITRFGAPAFFAQLVSPLSAAIGVRLLTLSSTDAVAAYTVGTRIESLMLVPFMALSSGIGPFTGQNIGAGKPHRLRSAQIKALLFGLGWGLVVFAILTAFGSQLAGLFSREASIVGLADHYLSFIALGVWGAGFLHVSVGVANPLGYPNLGMTLSIIRHLVLFAGLSLVLILGFGTDPFQTVIMAGPAAYIVAGLFAALMTRRLIVREEAAMGRSASAPSQH is encoded by the coding sequence ATGAACTCCGCCCGTGCCGCGGCCAGAACCAGATTGCGCCGTCAACGGCTCCTTGCGGGGCCGGTGGGCCGGGTTCTGTTCGCGCTGAGCTGGCCGGTCAGCCTCGGGCTTTTCTCCGTCATCGCGTTCAACATCGTCGATACGCTCTATATCGGGCGGCTCGGACCGGATCAGCTTGCTGCCATCGGCTATTGTTTCCCGGTCATCTTCTCGATGTCTGCCGTCTCGATCGGCATGGCCAATGGCGCAACCTCCGTCGTTTCCCGCTCGCTCGGACGAGGTGATGCTGACCGCGCGCGGATCCGTACGACCGATACGATCATCTTTACCGGCATCCTCTCGCTCCTGATGACGGGCGGCATGTTCCTGATCGACGAGACGGTCTTTGGCTGGCTAGGCACACCACAGCGCCTCATGCCCTTCGTTCATCAGTACATGAATGTCTGGTTTCTCGGCCTGCCCTTCCTGATGATGCCGATTGTCCTCAATGGCCTGATTAGGGCGACCGGGGATGCGATCTTCCCCTCCAGCCTGATGATCATGGCCGCGGCCATCAATGCCGTCATCTCGCCCTTTCTCGTTTTCGGGATCTGGGGCGCCCCGGATCTCGGCATGGCGGGCGCCGCCTGGGCCACGATCATGGCGCGGGCCGTCGTCTTCATCTGCAGCTTTGTCTATCTGCAGCGCCAGAAGCTGGTCGAATTCACCGGCCATGATTTCGGGATCTTCCGCAGCTCGGTCGCCGAGATCACCCGCTTTGGCGCGCCGGCCTTTTTCGCGCAGCTCGTCTCTCCCCTTTCCGCCGCCATCGGCGTCAGGCTTTTGACCTTGTCGAGTACGGATGCGGTTGCTGCCTACACGGTAGGCACACGGATCGAGAGCCTGATGCTAGTTCCTTTCATGGCGCTCAGCTCAGGCATAGGGCCATTCACCGGCCAGAATATCGGCGCGGGCAAACCCCACCGCCTGCGCTCCGCACAGATCAAGGCGCTGCTCTTTGGTCTAGGCTGGGGGCTCGTTGTCTTCGCGATCCTGACAGCTTTTGGGTCCCAGCTTGCCGGGCTCTTCTCAAGGGAGGCATCGATCGTCGGGCTTGCGGACCATTATCTGTCCTTCATCGCCTTGGGCGTCTGGGGCGCAGGCTTTCTGCATGTCTCGGTCGGCGTCGCAAACCCGCTTGGCTATCCCAATCTCGGCATGACGCTGTCGATCATCCGGCATCTGGTGCTCTTTGCCGGGCTCTCGCTCGTGCTCATTCTCGGCTTCGGCACAGACCCGTTCCAGACGGTGATCATGGCGGGGCCTGCCGCCTATATCGTGGCTGGCCTTTTTGCCGCCCTCATGACGCGCCGTCTGATTGTTCGGGAAGAGGCCGCCATGGGCCGTAGCGCATCGGCCCCCAGCCAGCATTGA